One Deltaproteobacteria bacterium genomic window carries:
- a CDS encoding DUF3341 domain-containing protein — MNSKKKSVLGIFKSRYQVEQAVEDLKVDDFLASNISVLMPESAGSRDFAHSKGTKAPEGAATGAGSGAVIGGALGLLVGIGALAIPGVGPFIAAGPIMAALAGVGIGGTVGGVAGALIGLGIPEYEAKRYEGFVKNGGILLSVHTDSDEDVTKAKKCLERSGASDISSTDETKGERQSPSYKKKDSVPGINNMNTQS; from the coding sequence ATGAACAGTAAAAAAAAATCCGTGCTTGGAATTTTTAAATCAAGGTATCAAGTGGAACAAGCGGTGGAAGATTTAAAAGTCGATGACTTTTTAGCATCAAATATTTCTGTGCTTATGCCAGAAAGCGCTGGGTCTCGGGACTTTGCGCATTCCAAAGGAACCAAAGCCCCTGAAGGTGCGGCCACTGGAGCTGGGTCAGGTGCTGTGATCGGCGGTGCGCTTGGTTTGCTTGTCGGAATCGGGGCCCTGGCCATCCCTGGAGTGGGTCCGTTCATTGCAGCCGGTCCGATTATGGCAGCTCTTGCGGGAGTAGGCATAGGCGGAACCGTAGGTGGTGTGGCAGGAGCACTCATTGGACTGGGCATTCCTGAATACGAAGCAAAACGATACGAAGGTTTTGTCAAGAATGGTGGAATATTACTTTCGGTTCACACCGATTCCGATGAAGATGTAACAAAAGCAAAAAAATGCCTGGAACGTTCTGGTGCAAGCGATATTTCTTCAACTGATGAGACCAAAGGCGAACGGCAATCACCGTCATACAAAAAAAAGGACTCAGTGCCTGGTATAAATAATATGAATACTCAGAGCTAG
- the dacB gene encoding D-alanyl-D-alanine carboxypeptidase/D-alanyl-D-alanine-endopeptidase produces MKKIKFLSFGSFHRSFRGSSRGSIHRSFSGSSHWFPRVIYISFIFFFTLSAPAEKIENEIRSLLAKQTKQYSFSLRGMDGQELIHINGDKALAPASIAKTVSTGCSLNALGPQYQFETLFGYRGKLEGDTLKGDLIIHGGGDPSLVIEDLREVIEKIRYVHGIKKIQGDLIFDVSYFGVPFLKMAEGFEGDNGRSFAADLTAVSMNQNSFSFWVTADHRNNLKTRAVTLPAQVLNLEVINQTKVGSGNSIAVSYDPNKQKATLSGQIRSDSEPKGIYRSVEDSYEYYTKLIHRLWLDTGGEWAKIKFVIETKSIKSTLLWKNSSKPLAKILMDINKLSLNLGAEMTFLAAGIADGNQPATYEKSMVLLKSCLKDFSIDPNGIILTNASGLSREALIKTSALTQFIYRMQKSPYAPEYLSSFSLLGIDGTAKSRLLPFAGRARVKTGSLRGVRSITGVLTSKKQEPLTFALILNGVESNDGETKKTEDLILEKILQTY; encoded by the coding sequence ATGAAAAAAATAAAATTTTTATCTTTCGGGTCTTTTCATCGATCATTTCGCGGTTCAAGTCGGGGATCAATTCATCGATCATTTAGCGGATCTTCTCATTGGTTTCCTAGGGTTATTTATATATCATTTATTTTCTTTTTTACTCTGTCAGCTCCTGCCGAAAAAATAGAAAATGAGATTCGGTCTTTGTTGGCAAAACAAACCAAGCAGTATTCTTTTTCTTTGCGCGGGATGGATGGTCAAGAGTTGATCCATATCAATGGGGATAAGGCCTTGGCGCCAGCAAGTATTGCTAAAACCGTATCGACAGGTTGTAGCTTAAATGCTTTAGGACCTCAGTATCAATTTGAAACTTTATTTGGATATCGTGGTAAACTAGAGGGAGACACTCTAAAGGGTGATTTAATTATTCACGGAGGTGGCGATCCCAGCCTTGTCATTGAGGACTTGCGCGAAGTTATTGAAAAAATTCGCTACGTCCACGGAATTAAAAAAATCCAAGGAGATTTGATTTTTGATGTTAGTTACTTCGGAGTTCCCTTTCTAAAAATGGCAGAGGGTTTTGAGGGGGATAACGGAAGATCCTTTGCCGCCGACCTGACAGCGGTGTCGATGAATCAGAATTCCTTTTCTTTTTGGGTAACGGCAGATCATCGTAATAATTTAAAAACTCGTGCTGTGACTTTGCCTGCACAAGTTCTCAATTTGGAAGTGATTAATCAAACCAAAGTAGGCAGTGGAAACTCCATTGCGGTCAGTTACGATCCCAACAAACAAAAAGCGACTCTCTCTGGACAAATTCGTTCAGATTCTGAGCCCAAAGGGATATACCGTTCTGTGGAGGACTCTTATGAGTACTATACCAAGTTAATACATCGGCTGTGGTTGGACACGGGAGGAGAGTGGGCAAAAATTAAGTTTGTTATCGAAACAAAATCAATTAAAAGCACTTTACTTTGGAAAAATAGCTCCAAACCTTTGGCTAAAATTTTGATGGATATTAACAAGTTATCTTTAAATTTAGGTGCCGAGATGACTTTCTTAGCGGCTGGAATTGCCGACGGCAATCAACCTGCAACCTATGAAAAATCAATGGTCTTACTAAAATCTTGCTTGAAAGATTTTTCTATTGATCCCAATGGAATTATTTTAACTAATGCTTCTGGCTTATCCAGAGAAGCTCTCATCAAGACCTCGGCGTTAACTCAGTTTATTTATCGAATGCAAAAAAGTCCTTATGCTCCTGAGTATTTATCTAGTTTTTCCTTATTAGGAATAGATGGAACAGCTAAATCCAGATTGCTTCCCTTTGCAGGTAGGGCACGAGTCAAAACAGGAAGCCTGCGTGGAGTTCGTTCTATCACCGGAGTTTTGACTTCAAAAAAACAAGAGCCCCTCACCTTTGCTTTGATTTTAAATGGGGTTGAATCCAACGATGGGGAAACTAAAAAAACAGAGGACTTGATATTAGAAAAAATCCTTCAAACGTATTAG
- a CDS encoding GFA family protein, with translation MTAHKGSCHCGNVKFEVELNLQEAMACNCSICLRKGTLFSFVSADKFKLKSGNENLTDYQFGKKSIHHTFCSTCGVTAFVSGKMPDGSPVMAINVRCLEEVEIEKLVIKNFDGKAINI, from the coding sequence ATGACAGCACATAAGGGCAGTTGCCACTGTGGTAACGTTAAATTTGAAGTTGAACTGAATCTCCAGGAAGCAATGGCCTGTAATTGCTCGATCTGCCTTCGCAAGGGGACGCTCTTCTCTTTTGTTTCAGCCGACAAATTTAAGCTCAAGTCTGGGAACGAAAATTTAACTGACTATCAATTCGGGAAAAAATCTATTCATCACACCTTCTGCTCAACTTGTGGAGTGACAGCATTTGTATCTGGAAAAATGCCTGATGGATCTCCCGTCATGGCCATCAATGTGAGATGCCTCGAAGAGGTTGAGATTGAAAAATTGGTGATTAAAAACTTTGATGGGAAAGCTATTAACATTTAA
- a CDS encoding alpha/beta hydrolase — translation MSFLQNINYRLTGKEDSPKIVFLHGLMGFLNNWGRITKDLNSKYHCLVFDQRGHGKSFKPDSGYQPENYASDLLQILDELGWEKIILVGHSMGGRNALCFANRHPERIEKLVIVDISPESHKAVGRYFQTMLDAIPTPFRSLENAKSFFQQDFSQLIKINEDLKMLVPFLMANLEIKPEGVVDWKFSKKAILESAQFAPTEGIWSWFSQLTMPCLFVRGAKSKDLSQDIFKKVIESNKNIIGVEVSDAGHWVHSEQPELFLNELKNFIGYNTY, via the coding sequence ATGTCTTTTCTTCAAAATATAAATTATCGCCTTACGGGGAAAGAAGACTCTCCTAAAATTGTTTTTCTTCATGGTTTGATGGGATTTTTAAATAATTGGGGAAGAATCACGAAAGATTTAAACTCTAAATATCATTGCCTAGTTTTTGATCAGCGTGGCCACGGAAAATCTTTCAAACCTGATTCAGGTTATCAACCAGAAAACTATGCAAGTGATTTGTTACAAATATTAGACGAGTTAGGTTGGGAAAAAATCATTCTCGTTGGCCATTCTATGGGGGGAAGAAATGCCCTTTGTTTTGCAAATCGACACCCAGAAAGAATTGAAAAATTAGTCATTGTGGATATAAGTCCAGAGTCCCATAAGGCCGTAGGACGCTATTTTCAGACAATGTTAGATGCCATTCCGACTCCGTTTCGCAGCTTAGAAAACGCAAAGTCATTCTTTCAGCAGGACTTTAGTCAACTTATAAAAATAAATGAAGACCTCAAAATGTTAGTCCCCTTCTTAATGGCAAATCTTGAAATTAAACCAGAGGGTGTTGTGGATTGGAAATTTTCGAAAAAAGCCATTTTAGAATCGGCCCAGTTTGCACCAACGGAAGGTATTTGGAGTTGGTTTTCGCAGTTAACCATGCCCTGCTTATTTGTTCGAGGAGCTAAATCTAAAGATCTTTCTCAAGATATTTTCAAAAAAGTCATTGAATCTAATAAAAATATAATTGGCGTTGAGGTGTCTGACGCGGGACATTGGGTCCACTCAGAGCAACCAGAATTATTTTTGAATGAATTGAAAAATTTTATTGGCTATAATACTTATTGA
- a CDS encoding poly(A) polymerase — MRSKLKINLIDPKAMQIVDILQKKGHLAYLVGGCVRDILIDHEPKDFDIATSAKPEEVKRLISHSYLIGRRFKLVLVKRGIHQYEISTFRRSKGIDDDTESADAIEGDNYYGNQEEDSQRRDFTINALFFDPIKNELIDYCDGLADLAKRVIKFIGEPDVRILEDPIRILRGLRLSHKLNFSLDPEFRKAIIKNADSLNLAILPRKREEYLKILKLNFANLVFIEMYDLEILKYILPSLNELFHQSEAIETFSYYLHLSRSFISNYSEPIDIFSSIIFAFIKAHPELSSLEFKDLEEHPKLAKFMKEELGVFKLETTYFLKTLSFMNALTNRELFQRKGERRKSAFLSHPHLQLANELSRMENSIKYSEYFFWKTQIENRK, encoded by the coding sequence ATGCGTTCAAAGTTAAAAATAAATCTCATTGACCCAAAGGCTATGCAAATAGTTGATATTCTTCAAAAAAAAGGACATCTTGCATATTTGGTTGGCGGCTGCGTAAGAGACATTCTCATCGATCACGAACCAAAAGATTTTGATATCGCCACCTCTGCCAAACCCGAAGAGGTTAAGAGGCTTATTTCTCATTCTTACTTAATCGGCAGAAGATTTAAACTCGTTCTAGTAAAAAGAGGGATTCACCAATACGAAATTTCAACCTTTAGACGCAGTAAAGGTATTGATGATGACACCGAATCAGCAGATGCGATCGAAGGCGATAATTATTATGGAAATCAAGAAGAAGACTCCCAAAGGAGAGACTTCACTATCAACGCCCTATTTTTTGACCCTATCAAGAATGAATTGATAGATTATTGTGATGGACTTGCTGATTTAGCTAAGAGAGTGATTAAATTCATTGGCGAGCCTGACGTTAGAATCCTCGAAGATCCCATTCGTATTCTTCGAGGCCTGAGGCTGTCTCATAAATTAAATTTCTCTTTAGATCCAGAATTCAGAAAAGCAATTATTAAAAATGCAGACAGTTTAAACTTAGCTATTTTGCCAAGGAAAAGAGAAGAGTATTTAAAAATTTTAAAACTTAATTTTGCAAATTTGGTCTTTATTGAAATGTATGATTTAGAAATTTTAAAATACATACTGCCCTCTTTAAATGAACTCTTTCATCAATCTGAAGCGATTGAAACCTTTTCCTATTATCTTCATCTTTCTCGTTCTTTCATTTCTAATTATTCTGAACCTATAGATATTTTTTCTTCCATAATTTTTGCCTTTATTAAAGCTCATCCAGAATTAAGTTCATTGGAGTTTAAAGATCTAGAAGAACATCCCAAGTTGGCTAAGTTTATGAAAGAAGAATTGGGTGTTTTCAAACTGGAAACCACTTATTTTTTAAAAACCCTTAGCTTCATGAATGCTCTAACAAATAGAGAGCTCTTCCAAAGAAAAGGAGAAAGACGAAAAAGTGCTTTCCTATCCCACCCCCATCTGCAACTTGCAAATGAACTTAGTCGCATGGAAAACTCAATCAAATATTCTGAATATTTTTTTTGGAAAACCCAAATTGAAAACCGTAAGTGA
- a CDS encoding FMN-binding glutamate synthase family protein, with translation MRKEFRSILVVFLFLFSAVTYFFPLALWSLVFFGPLLAIGLNDYFQTKHTVRRNFPLFGHFRYIFESIRPEINQYFVESNTDGMPFSRELRSVVYQRAKGEVDTLPFGTQKDVYQDGYEWVNHSLHPISVPSSTLRVTIGGPDCLQPYSASLFNISAMSFGALSQNAILALSSGAKQGNFYHNTGEGSVSPHHLEGGGDLVYQIGTGYFGCRTAEGNFSPEKFKKVAANNQIKMIEIKLSQGAKPGHGGILPAKKLSPEIAAIRDVPMGKDVLSPPAHSAFKTAQELCYFIQELRVLSKGKPIGFKLCVGVQSEFIEICKAMIDTQITPDFITVDGAEGGTGAAPPEFSNSVGTPLRDGLIFVRNSLVGFGLKDRIKIIASGKVITAFDVIRNLALGADLCNSARGMMLALGCIQALRCNTNKCPVGIATQDPELMHGLNVPDKAKRVAHFHHETLQAVAEMMGAMGIDSTMKIKPQLIQKRTANGIQQYSDIYRFAVKNEYLETSQKVA, from the coding sequence ATGCGAAAAGAATTTAGATCTATCCTTGTTGTTTTTCTTTTTCTATTTTCAGCAGTCACTTATTTCTTTCCATTGGCTTTGTGGTCTCTGGTTTTCTTTGGTCCCTTACTGGCAATTGGATTAAATGATTACTTTCAAACTAAACATACCGTAAGACGTAATTTTCCACTTTTTGGACACTTTCGCTATATTTTTGAGTCTATTCGGCCAGAGATTAATCAATATTTTGTTGAATCAAATACGGATGGAATGCCCTTCAGTCGCGAGTTAAGATCTGTCGTGTATCAACGAGCCAAAGGTGAGGTCGATACCCTGCCCTTCGGCACTCAAAAAGACGTCTACCAAGATGGTTATGAATGGGTAAATCATTCGCTACACCCCATTTCGGTTCCAAGCTCAACCCTTAGGGTTACTATTGGAGGACCCGATTGTCTTCAGCCTTATTCTGCAAGTTTATTTAATATCTCTGCCATGAGTTTCGGCGCCTTAAGCCAAAATGCAATCCTTGCATTAAGTTCTGGAGCCAAACAAGGTAACTTCTATCACAACACTGGCGAAGGTAGCGTCAGCCCCCATCACCTAGAGGGCGGAGGCGATCTTGTTTATCAAATTGGGACTGGTTACTTTGGTTGTCGCACTGCTGAGGGAAACTTTTCCCCTGAGAAATTTAAGAAAGTAGCTGCTAATAACCAAATAAAAATGATCGAAATTAAATTATCACAAGGAGCCAAGCCTGGGCATGGAGGAATCCTTCCTGCAAAAAAACTCTCCCCAGAGATCGCGGCCATTCGTGACGTTCCTATGGGTAAGGACGTTCTTTCTCCGCCGGCACATTCTGCTTTCAAAACCGCTCAGGAGCTCTGTTATTTTATTCAAGAACTAAGGGTTCTTAGTAAGGGAAAACCCATTGGATTTAAATTATGTGTCGGCGTTCAATCTGAGTTTATAGAAATATGTAAAGCTATGATAGATACCCAGATTACTCCTGACTTTATCACCGTCGATGGTGCTGAAGGTGGAACAGGTGCGGCACCGCCTGAGTTTTCAAATAGTGTGGGAACCCCTCTTCGCGATGGATTAATTTTTGTTCGCAATTCCTTGGTGGGATTCGGCCTTAAGGATAGAATTAAAATTATTGCCAGCGGTAAAGTCATCACCGCTTTTGATGTGATTAGAAACCTAGCTTTAGGAGCTGATCTTTGCAATTCGGCAAGGGGAATGATGTTAGCCCTAGGTTGCATTCAGGCCCTTCGCTGCAATACGAATAAATGTCCCGTAGGAATTGCGACACAAGATCCAGAGCTCATGCATGGACTTAATGTTCCTGACAAAGCCAAGAGAGTAGCCCACTTTCACCATGAAACGTTGCAAGCCGTTGCTGAAATGATGGGAGCCATGGGTATTGATTCCACGATGAAAATCAAGCCTCAATTAATTCAAAAGCGAACAGCAAATGGAATTCAACAGTATTCAGACATTTATCGATTCGCTGTAAAAAATGAATACCTAGAAACCTCACAGAAAGTAGCTTGA
- a CDS encoding DEAD/DEAH box helicase, producing the protein MDFVEFNLSPILLENILSLGYKTPTPIQDQAIPPLLTGQDLAGLAQTGTGKTAAFLIPLIERILRTEQSIQNPEAEKITERVIKDWKPNQFFLVLLPTRELAEQVLENFNSLAKNLPLKAVSIYGGTGYEKQIDALKKGVQFIFATPGRLIDLYKDHLVDLKLVRGIVFDEADRMFDMGFKDDMKFILQRIPNDRQFLVFSATLNLEVLNTAYQFGSNPVEINISRDKTSAENVKDYLFHVGDGEKPQHLISLIKKYKPKQAIVFTNFKHNVERVAQFLSQNQLPAIAISSLLTQAQRTKVISQFKETNDLNIMVATDIAARGLDIQGVDLVINYELPNDCETYVHRIGRTGRANALGTALSLCSDKDVESLYRIEEFLKRKVENQYLDDSELVKDFKEFRDVRSNQFDKKTSYSDSRRKSFDRNDQGRGGRSRPPRENQDNTGRKFSKPFTDKPYVPHVGPKKPNVAASSVSNSQGPAKGPHRKYEKPKTGSASEARSGSSVKSIHRSYKAKSGVPNKQHTNKKTTSLGAKVVGFFQKLFKST; encoded by the coding sequence TTGGATTTCGTTGAGTTTAATTTATCCCCCATTTTATTAGAAAATATTTTATCCTTAGGCTACAAAACGCCTACCCCCATCCAGGACCAGGCCATCCCACCATTGCTGACGGGTCAAGATCTCGCTGGGCTGGCGCAAACAGGGACGGGAAAAACAGCCGCCTTTTTGATTCCTCTGATTGAACGTATTTTAAGAACCGAACAATCCATTCAAAATCCAGAAGCTGAAAAGATAACGGAAAGGGTGATCAAAGATTGGAAGCCCAACCAATTTTTTCTTGTTTTATTGCCAACTCGGGAACTTGCTGAGCAGGTTTTAGAAAATTTTAATTCGCTAGCTAAAAATCTTCCATTGAAGGCCGTTTCTATTTATGGCGGAACCGGTTATGAAAAACAAATTGATGCTTTAAAAAAGGGAGTTCAATTTATTTTTGCCACACCTGGAAGATTAATTGATTTGTATAAGGATCACTTAGTTGATTTGAAGTTGGTTCGAGGGATTGTTTTTGACGAGGCTGATCGGATGTTTGATATGGGATTTAAGGACGATATGAAATTCATCCTTCAGCGAATTCCTAATGACAGACAATTTCTTGTTTTTAGTGCGACCCTCAATTTAGAAGTTTTAAATACAGCCTATCAGTTTGGATCAAATCCCGTAGAGATAAATATTTCTCGAGATAAAACTTCTGCAGAAAATGTGAAAGATTATTTATTTCATGTCGGAGATGGCGAGAAGCCACAACATCTCATTTCACTAATAAAAAAATATAAACCCAAACAAGCTATTGTTTTTACAAACTTTAAACACAATGTGGAAAGAGTCGCTCAGTTTTTAAGTCAAAATCAACTTCCCGCCATTGCAATTTCAAGCTTGTTAACACAAGCTCAACGAACGAAGGTCATTTCTCAGTTTAAGGAGACTAATGATTTAAATATCATGGTCGCTACGGACATTGCGGCGCGAGGACTTGATATTCAAGGTGTAGATCTGGTCATCAACTACGAGCTTCCCAATGACTGCGAAACCTATGTGCATCGAATTGGCAGAACCGGTCGGGCCAATGCCCTAGGAACCGCCTTGAGCCTTTGTAGCGACAAAGATGTGGAATCTCTTTATCGTATCGAGGAATTTCTGAAACGAAAAGTTGAGAATCAGTATTTAGATGACAGTGAACTCGTGAAGGATTTTAAAGAATTCAGAGATGTAAGATCAAATCAGTTTGATAAAAAAACTTCTTATTCCGATAGCCGTCGTAAATCTTTTGATAGAAATGATCAAGGGCGTGGAGGCAGGTCCAGACCTCCAAGAGAAAACCAAGACAACACAGGAAGAAAGTTTTCAAAACCATTTACAGATAAACCTTATGTGCCTCATGTGGGCCCTAAAAAACCAAATGTGGCTGCAAGCTCTGTTTCAAACAGCCAAGGTCCAGCGAAGGGACCTCATAGAAAGTACGAAAAACCAAAAACAGGATCTGCTTCTGAGGCAAGATCAGGCTCTTCTGTAAAGTCTATTCATAGATCTTATAAAGCAAAGTCGGGTGTACCGAATAAACAACACACCAACAAAAAAACCACTAGTCTTGGAGCTAAGGTTGTAGGTTTTTTCCAAAAGTTATTCAAAAGCACTTAA
- a CDS encoding SRPBCC domain-containing protein — protein MSVKNKPNEIYITRIYDAPLKMVWEAWVDPKKVAQWWGPRGFTLTSHSKDVKTGGTWAYTMHGPDGVDYPNKTQFLEVEKYSRMVYDHGGSDDRPPLFRVTALFNEIKGKTKIEMTMLFASAEVAAETKKFIKKVSGDSTWDRLAEYLAEEKDHKNIFVINRSFDAPIDIIYGMWTDPKNIAQWLAPTGAEMKFIKADIRVDGSTFWRMDGANGTMFGRAKYLDMLHPTRIVYTQQFVDENEKVSRHPLAPTWPETMLTTITLAEEDAEKTRVTIAWEPYEDCSVEEIDIFKKSRAGMTLGWTGSFDKLEAHLEQNNNNKV, from the coding sequence ATGTCGGTAAAAAATAAGCCAAATGAGATCTATATCACTCGAATCTATGATGCTCCACTTAAAATGGTTTGGGAGGCATGGGTTGATCCAAAGAAAGTCGCCCAATGGTGGGGGCCTCGAGGCTTTACATTAACCAGCCATAGTAAGGACGTAAAGACTGGTGGTACTTGGGCCTACACAATGCATGGGCCAGACGGAGTGGATTATCCAAACAAAACCCAATTTTTAGAGGTGGAAAAGTATTCACGAATGGTTTACGACCATGGTGGTAGCGATGACAGACCGCCCCTTTTTCGTGTGACGGCTTTATTTAATGAAATAAAAGGTAAAACAAAAATTGAAATGACGATGTTATTTGCTAGCGCCGAGGTTGCCGCAGAAACTAAAAAATTCATCAAAAAAGTAAGTGGAGACTCTACTTGGGATCGCCTTGCCGAATACTTAGCAGAAGAAAAGGATCATAAAAATATTTTCGTTATCAATCGCTCTTTTGATGCTCCTATAGATATAATTTATGGCATGTGGACCGACCCAAAGAATATAGCCCAATGGCTTGCGCCAACAGGCGCAGAGATGAAATTTATAAAAGCAGATATTAGAGTTGATGGCAGTACTTTCTGGCGTATGGATGGGGCCAACGGCACCATGTTCGGTCGGGCTAAATACTTGGATATGTTACACCCCACCCGCATTGTTTATACTCAACAATTTGTCGATGAAAACGAAAAAGTCAGTCGACATCCTTTGGCGCCAACCTGGCCAGAGACAATGCTCACAACAATCACTCTAGCTGAAGAGGATGCAGAAAAAACACGAGTGACAATAGCATGGGAGCCCTATGAAGATTGTAGCGTGGAAGAGATTGATATCTTCAAAAAATCTCGAGCTGGGATGACACTAGGTTGGACTGGCTCCTTTGATAAATTGGAAGCTCATCTAGAACAAAACAACAATAATAAGGTGTAG
- a CDS encoding type II toxin-antitoxin system PemK/MazF family toxin, with protein sequence MVLVKFPFANLETSKKRPALVLNQISYGKTQNLLIIAMITSKVDGVKLHGDVALKNWEKASLLHPSLVRVSKIATIDDDIIEKKIGHLSEKDIELVKKEIKKIFSWWL encoded by the coding sequence GTGGTTTTAGTCAAATTTCCGTTTGCGAATTTAGAGACCTCTAAAAAGAGACCAGCTCTGGTTTTGAATCAGATCTCATATGGTAAAACCCAAAATTTGTTAATTATTGCGATGATAACTTCAAAAGTTGATGGGGTAAAACTCCACGGTGATGTAGCGCTTAAGAACTGGGAAAAAGCTTCTCTTCTTCATCCAAGTTTAGTTAGAGTGAGTAAAATTGCGACAATCGACGATGATATAATCGAAAAAAAAATAGGCCATCTTAGCGAGAAAGATATTGAATTGGTAAAAAAGGAAATCAAAAAAATATTTTCTTGGTGGCTATGA